The proteins below come from a single Mya arenaria isolate MELC-2E11 chromosome 8, ASM2691426v1 genomic window:
- the LOC128242101 gene encoding uncharacterized protein LOC128242101 isoform X2, translating to MNPLNCVVVTILYCLGEIWKGQGIFISQCETHWGHSKCSLEEPNITCKDDGVCILENGLELLQNIDVPVNGLWIGFAKTWISYAYVGCNNISIEDDISVSTLGECRRTTGCRTFGIRNSTTGLRCTCADNIITKRLNKCIEKCEEVDEYPCGRATDTNIFSIYTVENVPPSTYAQDKDKNCLVFKHQGPGQDYHWESCQLCSTPALLCSDKKYSNEKQMAKIHYNSDGKWAKAVSNCFKLKPRKTPATIKSITKATFTGLNAPSFWTGISKKESIISSNYSLDNSTNPPVTYAYVVRINQTTYVRFANKNDSKKGLCTSVSDDTMEIPSMTARDIQTTLSESTTPDKDGTMETPSITTRDPQPTISESTTSDKDGTMETPSITTREPQPTISESTTSDNGTMVSLAAGLSVSLVLLIVVTIIMLLFLKRSGLLPKCYKQNDEHNNHAEDTTTEISFVSPIFESTPNKMNALTATNHSYFVLEKTFHGETKEETDHYAEPDTTDVDHYDLTETSQKYSATTDGKNGSAKFGLAKPNSNYSNVTFHETDEYDHIHQNRGHPKSARQMENAYDISTHVIGGKRKHNFGDDSDTYNHLNIRDLESSVTDNVYGWSETDDNSGYTCTT from the exons GTCAAGGAATTTTCATATCACAATGTGAAACGCATTGGGGCCATTCTAAATGCTCTTTGGAAGAACCAAATATCACTTGCAAGGATGATGGCGTATGCATACTAGAAAATGGCTTGGAACTTTTGCAAAATATAGATGTTCCAGTTAATGGATTGTGGATAGGATTTGCCAAAACATGGATAAGCTATGCTTATGTTG gaTGTAACAACATATCTATTGAAGACGACATTTCTGTTTCAACTCTTGGCGAATGCAGACGTACCACAGGCTGCCGAACATTTGGAATACGGAATTCAACAACG GGTTTACGATGTACGTGTGCTGATAATATCATAACTAAAAGGCTGAACAAATGCATAGAAAAATGCGAAGAAGTGGATGAGTATCCTTGTGGTAGAGCAACAGACACcaacatattttcaatttatacgGTTGAAAATG TTCCTCCCAGCACGTATGCACAAGACAAAGACAAAAACTGCCTTGTTTTCAAGCATCAAGGACCAGGACAAGATTATCATTGGGAATCATGCCAGTTATGCTCCACACCTGCACTATTATGCAGcgacaaaaaatattcaa ATGAAAAACAGATGGCGAAAATACATTATAACAGTGATGGAAAATGGGCAAAAGCTGTTAGCAACTGCTTCAAATTGAAACCCAGGAAAACCCCTGCGACGATAAAGAGTATTACAAAAGCGACTTTCACAGGCCTGAACGCTCCGAGCTTCTGGACAGGAATATCAAAAAAAGAATCAATTATATCTTCGAACTACAGTTTAG ATAATAGCACCAATCCACCTGTGACGTACGCATATGTCGTACGGATAAACCAGACAACCTACGTCAGATTTGCTAACAAAAATGATTCTAAAAAGGGCTTGTGCACTAGTG TTTCAGATGACACAATGGAAATACCCTCAATGACGGCACGAGATATTCAAACAACTCTTTCGGAATCAACCACACCAGACAAAG ATGGCACAATGGAAACACCCTCAATAACGACACGAGATCCACAACCAACTATTTCGGAGTCAACCACATCAGACAAAG ATGGCACAATGGAAACACCCTCAATAACGACACGAGAACCACAACCAACTATTTCGGAGTCAACCACATCAGACAATG GGACAATGGTAAGTCTCGCTGCTGGTCTGTCCGTTTCTCTGGTTTTGCTTATCGTAGTGACGATCATTATGctgctgtttttgaaaaggag TGGACTTCTACCAAAGTGCTACAAGCAAAATGATGAACACAACAACCATGCCGAAGACACCACGACAGAAATATCATTCGTATCACCGATATTTGAATCTACTCCAAACAAAATGAATGCTTTAACAGCAACAAATCATTCTTATTTTGTGcttgaaaaaacatttcatgGAGAAACCAAAGAGGAGACCGATCATTATGCAGAGCCAGATACGACCGATGTTGACCATTATGATTTGACCGAAACTTCGCAAAAATATTCTGCCACAACCGATGGCAAAAATGGCTCAGCCAAGTTTGGATTGGCTAAGCCAAATAGTAATTATAGCAACGTCACATTTCATGAAACGGATGAGTACGACCATATTCATCAAAATCGGGGACATCCAAAGTCGGCCAGACAAATGGAAAATGCATACGATATATCGACTCATGTAATTGGCGGCAAACGAAAACATAATTTCGGAGACGACAGTGATACCTATAATCATTTGAACATACGTGATTTGGAGAGCTCTGTCACCGATAACGTTTATGGATGGTCAGAAACAGATGACAATAgtggatatacatgtactactTAA
- the LOC128242101 gene encoding uncharacterized protein LOC128242101 isoform X1 produces MNPLNCVVVTILYCLGEIWKGQGIFISQCETHWGHSKCSLEEPNITCKDDGVCILENGLELLQNIDVPVNGLWIGFAKTWISYAYVGCNNISIEDDISVSTLGECRRTTGCRTFGIRNSTTGLRCTCADNIITKRLNKCIEKCEEVDEYPCGRATDTNIFSIYTVENVPPSTYAQDKDKNCLVFKHQGPGQDYHWESCQLCSTPALLCSDKKYSNEKQMAKIHYNSDGKWAKAVSNCFKLKPRKTPATIKSITKATFTGLNAPSFWTGISKKESIISSNYSLDNSTNPPVTYAYVVRINQTTYVRFANKNDSKKGLCTSEVSDDTMEIPSMTARDIQTTLSESTTPDKDGTMETPSITTRDPQPTISESTTSDKDGTMETPSITTREPQPTISESTTSDNGTMVSLAAGLSVSLVLLIVVTIIMLLFLKRSGLLPKCYKQNDEHNNHAEDTTTEISFVSPIFESTPNKMNALTATNHSYFVLEKTFHGETKEETDHYAEPDTTDVDHYDLTETSQKYSATTDGKNGSAKFGLAKPNSNYSNVTFHETDEYDHIHQNRGHPKSARQMENAYDISTHVIGGKRKHNFGDDSDTYNHLNIRDLESSVTDNVYGWSETDDNSGYTCTT; encoded by the exons GTCAAGGAATTTTCATATCACAATGTGAAACGCATTGGGGCCATTCTAAATGCTCTTTGGAAGAACCAAATATCACTTGCAAGGATGATGGCGTATGCATACTAGAAAATGGCTTGGAACTTTTGCAAAATATAGATGTTCCAGTTAATGGATTGTGGATAGGATTTGCCAAAACATGGATAAGCTATGCTTATGTTG gaTGTAACAACATATCTATTGAAGACGACATTTCTGTTTCAACTCTTGGCGAATGCAGACGTACCACAGGCTGCCGAACATTTGGAATACGGAATTCAACAACG GGTTTACGATGTACGTGTGCTGATAATATCATAACTAAAAGGCTGAACAAATGCATAGAAAAATGCGAAGAAGTGGATGAGTATCCTTGTGGTAGAGCAACAGACACcaacatattttcaatttatacgGTTGAAAATG TTCCTCCCAGCACGTATGCACAAGACAAAGACAAAAACTGCCTTGTTTTCAAGCATCAAGGACCAGGACAAGATTATCATTGGGAATCATGCCAGTTATGCTCCACACCTGCACTATTATGCAGcgacaaaaaatattcaa ATGAAAAACAGATGGCGAAAATACATTATAACAGTGATGGAAAATGGGCAAAAGCTGTTAGCAACTGCTTCAAATTGAAACCCAGGAAAACCCCTGCGACGATAAAGAGTATTACAAAAGCGACTTTCACAGGCCTGAACGCTCCGAGCTTCTGGACAGGAATATCAAAAAAAGAATCAATTATATCTTCGAACTACAGTTTAG ATAATAGCACCAATCCACCTGTGACGTACGCATATGTCGTACGGATAAACCAGACAACCTACGTCAGATTTGCTAACAAAAATGATTCTAAAAAGGGCTTGTGCACTAGTG AAGTTTCAGATGACACAATGGAAATACCCTCAATGACGGCACGAGATATTCAAACAACTCTTTCGGAATCAACCACACCAGACAAAG ATGGCACAATGGAAACACCCTCAATAACGACACGAGATCCACAACCAACTATTTCGGAGTCAACCACATCAGACAAAG ATGGCACAATGGAAACACCCTCAATAACGACACGAGAACCACAACCAACTATTTCGGAGTCAACCACATCAGACAATG GGACAATGGTAAGTCTCGCTGCTGGTCTGTCCGTTTCTCTGGTTTTGCTTATCGTAGTGACGATCATTATGctgctgtttttgaaaaggag TGGACTTCTACCAAAGTGCTACAAGCAAAATGATGAACACAACAACCATGCCGAAGACACCACGACAGAAATATCATTCGTATCACCGATATTTGAATCTACTCCAAACAAAATGAATGCTTTAACAGCAACAAATCATTCTTATTTTGTGcttgaaaaaacatttcatgGAGAAACCAAAGAGGAGACCGATCATTATGCAGAGCCAGATACGACCGATGTTGACCATTATGATTTGACCGAAACTTCGCAAAAATATTCTGCCACAACCGATGGCAAAAATGGCTCAGCCAAGTTTGGATTGGCTAAGCCAAATAGTAATTATAGCAACGTCACATTTCATGAAACGGATGAGTACGACCATATTCATCAAAATCGGGGACATCCAAAGTCGGCCAGACAAATGGAAAATGCATACGATATATCGACTCATGTAATTGGCGGCAAACGAAAACATAATTTCGGAGACGACAGTGATACCTATAATCATTTGAACATACGTGATTTGGAGAGCTCTGTCACCGATAACGTTTATGGATGGTCAGAAACAGATGACAATAgtggatatacatgtactactTAA